One window of the Macaca thibetana thibetana isolate TM-01 chromosome 1, ASM2454274v1, whole genome shotgun sequence genome contains the following:
- the ZNF687 gene encoding zinc finger protein 687 isoform X3 yields MGRGLGPADMGDMKTPDFDDLLAAFDIPDIDANEAIHSGPEENEGPGGPGKPEPGVGSESRDTAAASAGDGPGVPAQASDHGLPPSDISVVSVIVKNTVCPEQSEALAGGSAGDGTRAAGVTKEGPVGPHRMQNGFGGPEPSLPETPHSPAPPSGGTWKENGMEGKTPLDLFAHFGPEPGDHPDPLPPSAPSPPQEGAMTPPPFPSSFELAQENGPGVQPPVSSPPLGALKQESCSPHQPQGLAPQGSGSSPEATDIPASASPPRVAGVPFFKQSPGHQSPLASPKLPVCQPLKEEEDEGPVDKSSPGSPQSPSSGAEAADEDSNDSPASSSSRPLKVRIKTIKTSCGNITRTVTRVPSDPDPPAPLAEGAFLAEASLLKLSPATPTSEGPKVVSVQLGDGTRLKGTVLPVATIQNASTAMLMAASVARKAVVLPGGTATSPKMIAKNVLGLVPQALPKAEGRAGLGTGGQKVNGASVVMVQPSKTTTGPSTGGGTVISRTQSSLVEAFNKILNSKNLLPAYRPNLSPPAEAGLALPPTGYRCLECGDAFSLEKSLARHYDRRSMRIEVTCNHCARRLVFFNKCSLLLHAREHKDKGLVMQCSHLVMRPVALDQMVGQPDITPLLPVAVPPISGPLVLPALGKGEGAITSSAITTVAAEAPVLPLSTEPPAAPATSAYTCFRCLECKEQCRDKAGMAAHFQQLGPPAPGATSNVCPTCPMMLPNRCSFSAHQRMHKNRPPHVCPECGGNFLQANFQTHLREACLHVSRRVGYRLIYKCAMCDTVFTHKPLLSSHFDQHLLPQRVSVFKCPSCPLLFAQKRTMLEHLKNTHQSGRLEETTGKGSGGALLTPKTEPEELAVSQGGAAPATEESSSSSEEEEVPSSPEPPRPAKRPRRELGSKGLKGGGGGPGGWTCGLCHSWFPERDEYVAHMKKEHGKSVKKFPCRLCERSFCSAPSLRRHVRVNHEGIKRVYPCRYCTEGKRTFSSRLILEKHVQVRHGLQLGAQSPGRGTTLARGSSARAQGPGRKRRQSSDSCSEEPDSTTPPAKSPRGGPGSGGPGPLRYRSSGSTEQSLMVGLRVEDGAQQCLDCGLCFASPGSLSRHRFISHKKRRGVGKASALGLGDGEEEAPPSRSDPDGGDSPLPASGGPLTCKVCGKSCDSPLNLKTHFRTHGMAFIRARQGAIGDN; encoded by the exons ATGGGGAGAG GTCTGGGACCTGCCGATATGGGGGACATGAAGACCCCTGATTTTGATGACCTCCTTGCTGCCTTTGACATCCCTGACATTGATGCAAATGAAGCCATCCATTCTGGGCCAGAAGAAAATGAGGGGCCAggaggcccagggaagccagAACCAGGTGTGGGAAGTGAATCTCGAGACACAGCAGCAGCCTCAGCTGGGGATGGCCCTGGAGTTCCAGCCCAGGCCTCTGACCATGGCCTGCCACCGTCAGACATTTCTGTAGTTAGTGTCATTGTCAAGAACACTGTGTGTCCTGAGCAGTCTGAGGCCCTGGCTGGAGGCTCAGCAGGGGATGGGACCCGGGCTGCTGGGGTAACTAAGGAAGGGCCTGTGGGGCCTCATCGAATGCAGAATGGTTTTGGGGGTCCTGAACCTTCCCTCCCAGAAACCCCCCACTCTCCTGCTCCTCCCAGTGGGGGCACCTGGAAAGAAAACGGCATGGAAGGCAAAACTCCCTTGGACCTGTTTGCTCATTTTGGCCCTGAGCCAGGGGACCACCCGGatcccctgcctccctctgcaCCCTCTCCCCCTCAGGAGGGGGCTATGACCCCAcctcctttcccctcttcctttGAGCTGGCCCAGGAGAATGGCCCAGGCGTGCAGCCACCTGTTTCTTCCCCACCGTTGGGGGCCTTGAAGCAGGAGAGCTGCAGCCCCCATCAACCCCAGGGCCTAGCCCCACAAGGCTCAGGCTCCAGCCCTGAGGCCACGGACATCCCTGCCAGTGCCTCACCTCCCCGAGTTGCTGGGGTGCCCTTCTTCAAGCAGTCTCCAGGGCACCAGAGCCCTCTTGCCTCCCCCAAACTGCCCGTCTGTCAGCCcttgaaagaagaagaagatgagggGCCAGTGGACAAGTCTTCCCCAGGAAGTCCCCAGAGTCCCTCTAgtggggctgaggctgcagatGAGGACAGCAATGACTCCCCTGCCTCCAGCTCCTCTAGGCCTCTTAAGGTGCGGATCAAGACCATTAAAACATCCTGCGGGAATATCACAAGGACTGTAACTCGGGTCCCTTCAGatcctgatccacctgcccccTTGGCTGAGGGGGCCTTCTTGGCTGAAGCTAGCCTCTTGAAGCTGTCCCCTGCAACACCTACTTCTGAGGGTCCAAAGGTGGTGAGCGTACAGTTGGGTGATGGTACAAGGCTGAAAGGCACTGTGCTGCCTGTGGCCACCATCCAGAATGCCAGTACTGCCATGCTGATGGCAGCCAGTGTGGCCCGCAAGGCTGTGGTGCTGCCTGGGGGGACTGCCACCAGCCCTAAGATGATTGCTAAGAATGTGCTAGGCCTGGTGCCCCAAGCCCTGCCTAAGGCTGAGGGGcgggcagggctggggactggGGGACAGAAGGTGAATGGTGCCTCAGTGGTGATGGTGCAGCCTTCAAAGACAACTACTGGGCCGAGTACAGGGGGCGGCACAGTGATCTCACGGACCCAGTCCAGCCTGGTGGAGGCCTTCAACAAGATCCTCAACAGCAAGAACCTGCTCCCTGCCTATAGGCCAAACCTGAGCCCACCAGCTGAGGCTGGGCTGGCCCTGCCTCCCACCGGCTACCGCTGCCTGGAGTGTGGGGATGCCTTCTCGTTGGAGAAGAGCCTGGCACGGCACTATGACCGCCGGAGCATGCGCATCGAGGTCACCTGCAACCACTGCGCCCGCCGCCTGGTCTTCTTCAACAAGTGCAGCCTGCTCCTGCATGCACGTGAACACAAGGACAAGGGGCTCGTTATGCAGTGCTCACATTTGGTCATGAGGCCCGTAGCCCTTGACCAGATGGTGGGGCAGCCGGACATCACACCCCTGCTGCCTGTAGCTGTCCCACCTATCTCTGGACCTCTGGTCTTGCCTGCCTTGGGCAAGGGTGAGGGGGCCATCACCTCCTCTGCCATTACTACAGTTGCTGCTGAGGCCCCTGTCCTGCCACTCTCCACTGAGCCGCCTGCTGCCCCTGCCACTTCTGCTTACACGTGCTTTCGCTGCCTGGAGTGCAAGGAGCAGTGCCGGGACAAGGCTGGCATGGCAGCTCACTTCCAGCAGCTCGGCCCCCCTGCCCCTGGGGCCACCAGCAAT GTGTGCCCAACCTGCCCCATGATGCTCCCCAATCGCTGCAGCTTCAGCGCCCACCAGCGCATGCATAAGAATCGACCCCCCCACGTCTGTCCTGAGTGTGGGGGCAACTTCTTGCAAGCCAATTTTCAGACCCATCTCCGGGAGGCCTGTCTGCACGTCTCTCGCCGTGTGGGATACAG GCTGATCTACAAGTGCGCCATGTGTGACACAGTCTTCACTCACAAACCCCTCCTCTCCTCACACTTCGACCAGCACTTGCTGCCCCAGCGTGTCAGTGTCTTTAAGTGCCCGTCTTGTCCTCTGCTTTTTGCCCAAAAAAGGACCATGCTGGAACATCTCAAG AACACCCATCAGTCTGGGCGCTTGGAGGAGACTACTGGGAAAGGGTCCGGGGGTGCCCTGCTGACCCCCAAGACTGAGCCTGAGGAGCTGGCTGTTTCTCAGGGAGGGGCAGCCCCTGCTACTGAGGAGTCATCTTCATCTTCAGAAGAGGAGGAAGTACCCAGCTCCCCTGAGCCCCCCCGTCCAGCCAAACGGCCTCGGCGGGAACTAGGGAGCAAAGGCCtcaagggtgggggtggggggcctgGAGGCTGGACCTGTGGCCTGTGTCACTCCTGGTTCCCTGAGCGTGACGAGTATGTGGCCCACATGAAGAAGGAGCATGGCAAG TCAGTGAAAAAGTTTCCCTGTCGCCTTTGTGAGCGCTCCTTCTGCTCCGCCCCCAGCCTGAGGCGTCATGTCAGGGTCAATCACGAGGGCATCAAGCGAGTGTACCCCTGCAG GTATTGCACAGAGGGAAAACGCACCTTCAGCAGCCGCCTGATCCTGGAGAAACATGTCCAGGTCCGGCATGGCTTGCAGCTTGGGGCCCAGTCCCCTGGCCGGGGGACCACTTTGGCTCGGGGTTCCAGTGCCAGAGCCCAG GGGCCAGGTCGGAAACGCCGCCAGTCTTCTGACTCTTGCAGTGAGGAGCCTGACAGCACGACACCGCCAGCCAAGTCCCCCAGGGGCGGACCTGGATCTGGAGGCCCTGGCCCCCTGCGCTACCGGAGCAGCGGCTCCACAGAACAGAGCCTCATGGTGGggttgagggtggaggatggtgCCCAGCAGTGCCTCGACTGTGGCTTGTGCTTTGCCTCCCCTGGCTCCCTGAGCCGGCACCGTTTCATCAGCCACAAGAAGAGACGGGGTGTGGGTAAAGCCAGtgccctggggctgggggatggggaggaagaGGCCCCTCCATCAAGGTCTGACCCCGATGGTGGAGACTCACCCCTGCCTGCCTCTGGAGGCCCACTGACCTGTAAGGTCTGTGGCAAGAGCTGCGACAGTCCTCTCAACCTCAAGACCCACTTCCGCACGCATGGCATGGCGTTCATCAGGGCTCGGCAGGGGGCTATTGGGGATAACTAG
- the ZNF687 gene encoding zinc finger protein 687 isoform X1: MGRGLGPADMGDMKTPDFDDLLAAFDIPDIDANEAIHSGPEENEGPGGPGKPEPGVGSESRDTAAASAGDGPGVPAQASDHGLPPSDISVVSVIVKNTVCPEQSEALAGGSAGDGTRAAGVTKEGPVGPHRMQNGFGGPEPSLPETPHSPAPPSGGTWKENGMEGKTPLDLFAHFGPEPGDHPDPLPPSAPSPPQEGAMTPPPFPSSFELAQENGPGVQPPVSSPPLGALKQESCSPHQPQGLAPQGSGSSPEATDIPASASPPRVAGVPFFKQSPGHQSPLASPKLPVCQPLKEEEDEGPVDKSSPGSPQSPSSGAEAADEDSNDSPASSSSRPLKVRIKTIKTSCGNITRTVTRVPSDPDPPAPLAEGAFLAEASLLKLSPATPTSEGPKVVSVQLGDGTRLKGTVLPVATIQNASTAMLMAASVARKAVVLPGGTATSPKMIAKNVLGLVPQALPKAEGRAGLGTGGQKVNGASVVMVQPSKTTTGPSTGGGTVISRTQSSLVEAFNKILNSKNLLPAYRPNLSPPAEAGLALPPTGYRCLECGDAFSLEKSLARHYDRRSMRIEVTCNHCARRLVFFNKCSLLLHAREHKDKGLVMQCSHLVMRPVALDQMVGQPDITPLLPVAVPPISGPLVLPALGKGEGAITSSAITTVAAEAPVLPLSTEPPAAPATSAYTCFRCLECKEQCRDKAGMAAHFQQLGPPAPGATSNVCPTCPMMLPNRCSFSAHQRMHKNRPPHVCPECGGNFLQANFQTHLREACLHVSRRVGYRCPSCSVVFGGVNSIKSHIQTSHCEVFHKCPICPMAFKSGPSAHAHLYSQHPSFQTQQAKLIYKCAMCDTVFTHKPLLSSHFDQHLLPQRVSVFKCPSCPLLFAQKRTMLEHLKNTHQSGRLEETTGKGSGGALLTPKTEPEELAVSQGGAAPATEESSSSSEEEEVPSSPEPPRPAKRPRRELGSKGLKGGGGGPGGWTCGLCHSWFPERDEYVAHMKKEHGKSVKKFPCRLCERSFCSAPSLRRHVRVNHEGIKRVYPCRYCTEGKRTFSSRLILEKHVQVRHGLQLGAQSPGRGTTLARGSSARAQGPGRKRRQSSDSCSEEPDSTTPPAKSPRGGPGSGGPGPLRYRSSGSTEQSLMVGLRVEDGAQQCLDCGLCFASPGSLSRHRFISHKKRRGVGKASALGLGDGEEEAPPSRSDPDGGDSPLPASGGPLTCKVCGKSCDSPLNLKTHFRTHGMAFIRARQGAIGDN, translated from the exons ATGGGGAGAG GTCTGGGACCTGCCGATATGGGGGACATGAAGACCCCTGATTTTGATGACCTCCTTGCTGCCTTTGACATCCCTGACATTGATGCAAATGAAGCCATCCATTCTGGGCCAGAAGAAAATGAGGGGCCAggaggcccagggaagccagAACCAGGTGTGGGAAGTGAATCTCGAGACACAGCAGCAGCCTCAGCTGGGGATGGCCCTGGAGTTCCAGCCCAGGCCTCTGACCATGGCCTGCCACCGTCAGACATTTCTGTAGTTAGTGTCATTGTCAAGAACACTGTGTGTCCTGAGCAGTCTGAGGCCCTGGCTGGAGGCTCAGCAGGGGATGGGACCCGGGCTGCTGGGGTAACTAAGGAAGGGCCTGTGGGGCCTCATCGAATGCAGAATGGTTTTGGGGGTCCTGAACCTTCCCTCCCAGAAACCCCCCACTCTCCTGCTCCTCCCAGTGGGGGCACCTGGAAAGAAAACGGCATGGAAGGCAAAACTCCCTTGGACCTGTTTGCTCATTTTGGCCCTGAGCCAGGGGACCACCCGGatcccctgcctccctctgcaCCCTCTCCCCCTCAGGAGGGGGCTATGACCCCAcctcctttcccctcttcctttGAGCTGGCCCAGGAGAATGGCCCAGGCGTGCAGCCACCTGTTTCTTCCCCACCGTTGGGGGCCTTGAAGCAGGAGAGCTGCAGCCCCCATCAACCCCAGGGCCTAGCCCCACAAGGCTCAGGCTCCAGCCCTGAGGCCACGGACATCCCTGCCAGTGCCTCACCTCCCCGAGTTGCTGGGGTGCCCTTCTTCAAGCAGTCTCCAGGGCACCAGAGCCCTCTTGCCTCCCCCAAACTGCCCGTCTGTCAGCCcttgaaagaagaagaagatgagggGCCAGTGGACAAGTCTTCCCCAGGAAGTCCCCAGAGTCCCTCTAgtggggctgaggctgcagatGAGGACAGCAATGACTCCCCTGCCTCCAGCTCCTCTAGGCCTCTTAAGGTGCGGATCAAGACCATTAAAACATCCTGCGGGAATATCACAAGGACTGTAACTCGGGTCCCTTCAGatcctgatccacctgcccccTTGGCTGAGGGGGCCTTCTTGGCTGAAGCTAGCCTCTTGAAGCTGTCCCCTGCAACACCTACTTCTGAGGGTCCAAAGGTGGTGAGCGTACAGTTGGGTGATGGTACAAGGCTGAAAGGCACTGTGCTGCCTGTGGCCACCATCCAGAATGCCAGTACTGCCATGCTGATGGCAGCCAGTGTGGCCCGCAAGGCTGTGGTGCTGCCTGGGGGGACTGCCACCAGCCCTAAGATGATTGCTAAGAATGTGCTAGGCCTGGTGCCCCAAGCCCTGCCTAAGGCTGAGGGGcgggcagggctggggactggGGGACAGAAGGTGAATGGTGCCTCAGTGGTGATGGTGCAGCCTTCAAAGACAACTACTGGGCCGAGTACAGGGGGCGGCACAGTGATCTCACGGACCCAGTCCAGCCTGGTGGAGGCCTTCAACAAGATCCTCAACAGCAAGAACCTGCTCCCTGCCTATAGGCCAAACCTGAGCCCACCAGCTGAGGCTGGGCTGGCCCTGCCTCCCACCGGCTACCGCTGCCTGGAGTGTGGGGATGCCTTCTCGTTGGAGAAGAGCCTGGCACGGCACTATGACCGCCGGAGCATGCGCATCGAGGTCACCTGCAACCACTGCGCCCGCCGCCTGGTCTTCTTCAACAAGTGCAGCCTGCTCCTGCATGCACGTGAACACAAGGACAAGGGGCTCGTTATGCAGTGCTCACATTTGGTCATGAGGCCCGTAGCCCTTGACCAGATGGTGGGGCAGCCGGACATCACACCCCTGCTGCCTGTAGCTGTCCCACCTATCTCTGGACCTCTGGTCTTGCCTGCCTTGGGCAAGGGTGAGGGGGCCATCACCTCCTCTGCCATTACTACAGTTGCTGCTGAGGCCCCTGTCCTGCCACTCTCCACTGAGCCGCCTGCTGCCCCTGCCACTTCTGCTTACACGTGCTTTCGCTGCCTGGAGTGCAAGGAGCAGTGCCGGGACAAGGCTGGCATGGCAGCTCACTTCCAGCAGCTCGGCCCCCCTGCCCCTGGGGCCACCAGCAAT GTGTGCCCAACCTGCCCCATGATGCTCCCCAATCGCTGCAGCTTCAGCGCCCACCAGCGCATGCATAAGAATCGACCCCCCCACGTCTGTCCTGAGTGTGGGGGCAACTTCTTGCAAGCCAATTTTCAGACCCATCTCCGGGAGGCCTGTCTGCACGTCTCTCGCCGTGTGGGATACAG GTGCCCCAGCTGTTCAGTGGTGTTTGGGGGTGTCAACTCCATCAAGTCCCACATCCAGACGTCGCACTGCGAGGTTTTCCACAAGTGCCCCATCTGCCCCATGGCCTTCAAGTCTGGGCCCAGCGCCCATGCCCACCTCTACTCCCAGCATCCCAGCTTCCAAACTCAGCAGGCCAA GCTGATCTACAAGTGCGCCATGTGTGACACAGTCTTCACTCACAAACCCCTCCTCTCCTCACACTTCGACCAGCACTTGCTGCCCCAGCGTGTCAGTGTCTTTAAGTGCCCGTCTTGTCCTCTGCTTTTTGCCCAAAAAAGGACCATGCTGGAACATCTCAAG AACACCCATCAGTCTGGGCGCTTGGAGGAGACTACTGGGAAAGGGTCCGGGGGTGCCCTGCTGACCCCCAAGACTGAGCCTGAGGAGCTGGCTGTTTCTCAGGGAGGGGCAGCCCCTGCTACTGAGGAGTCATCTTCATCTTCAGAAGAGGAGGAAGTACCCAGCTCCCCTGAGCCCCCCCGTCCAGCCAAACGGCCTCGGCGGGAACTAGGGAGCAAAGGCCtcaagggtgggggtggggggcctgGAGGCTGGACCTGTGGCCTGTGTCACTCCTGGTTCCCTGAGCGTGACGAGTATGTGGCCCACATGAAGAAGGAGCATGGCAAG TCAGTGAAAAAGTTTCCCTGTCGCCTTTGTGAGCGCTCCTTCTGCTCCGCCCCCAGCCTGAGGCGTCATGTCAGGGTCAATCACGAGGGCATCAAGCGAGTGTACCCCTGCAG GTATTGCACAGAGGGAAAACGCACCTTCAGCAGCCGCCTGATCCTGGAGAAACATGTCCAGGTCCGGCATGGCTTGCAGCTTGGGGCCCAGTCCCCTGGCCGGGGGACCACTTTGGCTCGGGGTTCCAGTGCCAGAGCCCAG GGGCCAGGTCGGAAACGCCGCCAGTCTTCTGACTCTTGCAGTGAGGAGCCTGACAGCACGACACCGCCAGCCAAGTCCCCCAGGGGCGGACCTGGATCTGGAGGCCCTGGCCCCCTGCGCTACCGGAGCAGCGGCTCCACAGAACAGAGCCTCATGGTGGggttgagggtggaggatggtgCCCAGCAGTGCCTCGACTGTGGCTTGTGCTTTGCCTCCCCTGGCTCCCTGAGCCGGCACCGTTTCATCAGCCACAAGAAGAGACGGGGTGTGGGTAAAGCCAGtgccctggggctgggggatggggaggaagaGGCCCCTCCATCAAGGTCTGACCCCGATGGTGGAGACTCACCCCTGCCTGCCTCTGGAGGCCCACTGACCTGTAAGGTCTGTGGCAAGAGCTGCGACAGTCCTCTCAACCTCAAGACCCACTTCCGCACGCATGGCATGGCGTTCATCAGGGCTCGGCAGGGGGCTATTGGGGATAACTAG
- the ZNF687 gene encoding zinc finger protein 687 isoform X2 encodes MGDMKTPDFDDLLAAFDIPDIDANEAIHSGPEENEGPGGPGKPEPGVGSESRDTAAASAGDGPGVPAQASDHGLPPSDISVVSVIVKNTVCPEQSEALAGGSAGDGTRAAGVTKEGPVGPHRMQNGFGGPEPSLPETPHSPAPPSGGTWKENGMEGKTPLDLFAHFGPEPGDHPDPLPPSAPSPPQEGAMTPPPFPSSFELAQENGPGVQPPVSSPPLGALKQESCSPHQPQGLAPQGSGSSPEATDIPASASPPRVAGVPFFKQSPGHQSPLASPKLPVCQPLKEEEDEGPVDKSSPGSPQSPSSGAEAADEDSNDSPASSSSRPLKVRIKTIKTSCGNITRTVTRVPSDPDPPAPLAEGAFLAEASLLKLSPATPTSEGPKVVSVQLGDGTRLKGTVLPVATIQNASTAMLMAASVARKAVVLPGGTATSPKMIAKNVLGLVPQALPKAEGRAGLGTGGQKVNGASVVMVQPSKTTTGPSTGGGTVISRTQSSLVEAFNKILNSKNLLPAYRPNLSPPAEAGLALPPTGYRCLECGDAFSLEKSLARHYDRRSMRIEVTCNHCARRLVFFNKCSLLLHAREHKDKGLVMQCSHLVMRPVALDQMVGQPDITPLLPVAVPPISGPLVLPALGKGEGAITSSAITTVAAEAPVLPLSTEPPAAPATSAYTCFRCLECKEQCRDKAGMAAHFQQLGPPAPGATSNVCPTCPMMLPNRCSFSAHQRMHKNRPPHVCPECGGNFLQANFQTHLREACLHVSRRVGYRCPSCSVVFGGVNSIKSHIQTSHCEVFHKCPICPMAFKSGPSAHAHLYSQHPSFQTQQAKLIYKCAMCDTVFTHKPLLSSHFDQHLLPQRVSVFKCPSCPLLFAQKRTMLEHLKNTHQSGRLEETTGKGSGGALLTPKTEPEELAVSQGGAAPATEESSSSSEEEEVPSSPEPPRPAKRPRRELGSKGLKGGGGGPGGWTCGLCHSWFPERDEYVAHMKKEHGKSVKKFPCRLCERSFCSAPSLRRHVRVNHEGIKRVYPCRYCTEGKRTFSSRLILEKHVQVRHGLQLGAQSPGRGTTLARGSSARAQGPGRKRRQSSDSCSEEPDSTTPPAKSPRGGPGSGGPGPLRYRSSGSTEQSLMVGLRVEDGAQQCLDCGLCFASPGSLSRHRFISHKKRRGVGKASALGLGDGEEEAPPSRSDPDGGDSPLPASGGPLTCKVCGKSCDSPLNLKTHFRTHGMAFIRARQGAIGDN; translated from the exons ATGGGGGACATGAAGACCCCTGATTTTGATGACCTCCTTGCTGCCTTTGACATCCCTGACATTGATGCAAATGAAGCCATCCATTCTGGGCCAGAAGAAAATGAGGGGCCAggaggcccagggaagccagAACCAGGTGTGGGAAGTGAATCTCGAGACACAGCAGCAGCCTCAGCTGGGGATGGCCCTGGAGTTCCAGCCCAGGCCTCTGACCATGGCCTGCCACCGTCAGACATTTCTGTAGTTAGTGTCATTGTCAAGAACACTGTGTGTCCTGAGCAGTCTGAGGCCCTGGCTGGAGGCTCAGCAGGGGATGGGACCCGGGCTGCTGGGGTAACTAAGGAAGGGCCTGTGGGGCCTCATCGAATGCAGAATGGTTTTGGGGGTCCTGAACCTTCCCTCCCAGAAACCCCCCACTCTCCTGCTCCTCCCAGTGGGGGCACCTGGAAAGAAAACGGCATGGAAGGCAAAACTCCCTTGGACCTGTTTGCTCATTTTGGCCCTGAGCCAGGGGACCACCCGGatcccctgcctccctctgcaCCCTCTCCCCCTCAGGAGGGGGCTATGACCCCAcctcctttcccctcttcctttGAGCTGGCCCAGGAGAATGGCCCAGGCGTGCAGCCACCTGTTTCTTCCCCACCGTTGGGGGCCTTGAAGCAGGAGAGCTGCAGCCCCCATCAACCCCAGGGCCTAGCCCCACAAGGCTCAGGCTCCAGCCCTGAGGCCACGGACATCCCTGCCAGTGCCTCACCTCCCCGAGTTGCTGGGGTGCCCTTCTTCAAGCAGTCTCCAGGGCACCAGAGCCCTCTTGCCTCCCCCAAACTGCCCGTCTGTCAGCCcttgaaagaagaagaagatgagggGCCAGTGGACAAGTCTTCCCCAGGAAGTCCCCAGAGTCCCTCTAgtggggctgaggctgcagatGAGGACAGCAATGACTCCCCTGCCTCCAGCTCCTCTAGGCCTCTTAAGGTGCGGATCAAGACCATTAAAACATCCTGCGGGAATATCACAAGGACTGTAACTCGGGTCCCTTCAGatcctgatccacctgcccccTTGGCTGAGGGGGCCTTCTTGGCTGAAGCTAGCCTCTTGAAGCTGTCCCCTGCAACACCTACTTCTGAGGGTCCAAAGGTGGTGAGCGTACAGTTGGGTGATGGTACAAGGCTGAAAGGCACTGTGCTGCCTGTGGCCACCATCCAGAATGCCAGTACTGCCATGCTGATGGCAGCCAGTGTGGCCCGCAAGGCTGTGGTGCTGCCTGGGGGGACTGCCACCAGCCCTAAGATGATTGCTAAGAATGTGCTAGGCCTGGTGCCCCAAGCCCTGCCTAAGGCTGAGGGGcgggcagggctggggactggGGGACAGAAGGTGAATGGTGCCTCAGTGGTGATGGTGCAGCCTTCAAAGACAACTACTGGGCCGAGTACAGGGGGCGGCACAGTGATCTCACGGACCCAGTCCAGCCTGGTGGAGGCCTTCAACAAGATCCTCAACAGCAAGAACCTGCTCCCTGCCTATAGGCCAAACCTGAGCCCACCAGCTGAGGCTGGGCTGGCCCTGCCTCCCACCGGCTACCGCTGCCTGGAGTGTGGGGATGCCTTCTCGTTGGAGAAGAGCCTGGCACGGCACTATGACCGCCGGAGCATGCGCATCGAGGTCACCTGCAACCACTGCGCCCGCCGCCTGGTCTTCTTCAACAAGTGCAGCCTGCTCCTGCATGCACGTGAACACAAGGACAAGGGGCTCGTTATGCAGTGCTCACATTTGGTCATGAGGCCCGTAGCCCTTGACCAGATGGTGGGGCAGCCGGACATCACACCCCTGCTGCCTGTAGCTGTCCCACCTATCTCTGGACCTCTGGTCTTGCCTGCCTTGGGCAAGGGTGAGGGGGCCATCACCTCCTCTGCCATTACTACAGTTGCTGCTGAGGCCCCTGTCCTGCCACTCTCCACTGAGCCGCCTGCTGCCCCTGCCACTTCTGCTTACACGTGCTTTCGCTGCCTGGAGTGCAAGGAGCAGTGCCGGGACAAGGCTGGCATGGCAGCTCACTTCCAGCAGCTCGGCCCCCCTGCCCCTGGGGCCACCAGCAAT GTGTGCCCAACCTGCCCCATGATGCTCCCCAATCGCTGCAGCTTCAGCGCCCACCAGCGCATGCATAAGAATCGACCCCCCCACGTCTGTCCTGAGTGTGGGGGCAACTTCTTGCAAGCCAATTTTCAGACCCATCTCCGGGAGGCCTGTCTGCACGTCTCTCGCCGTGTGGGATACAG GTGCCCCAGCTGTTCAGTGGTGTTTGGGGGTGTCAACTCCATCAAGTCCCACATCCAGACGTCGCACTGCGAGGTTTTCCACAAGTGCCCCATCTGCCCCATGGCCTTCAAGTCTGGGCCCAGCGCCCATGCCCACCTCTACTCCCAGCATCCCAGCTTCCAAACTCAGCAGGCCAA GCTGATCTACAAGTGCGCCATGTGTGACACAGTCTTCACTCACAAACCCCTCCTCTCCTCACACTTCGACCAGCACTTGCTGCCCCAGCGTGTCAGTGTCTTTAAGTGCCCGTCTTGTCCTCTGCTTTTTGCCCAAAAAAGGACCATGCTGGAACATCTCAAG AACACCCATCAGTCTGGGCGCTTGGAGGAGACTACTGGGAAAGGGTCCGGGGGTGCCCTGCTGACCCCCAAGACTGAGCCTGAGGAGCTGGCTGTTTCTCAGGGAGGGGCAGCCCCTGCTACTGAGGAGTCATCTTCATCTTCAGAAGAGGAGGAAGTACCCAGCTCCCCTGAGCCCCCCCGTCCAGCCAAACGGCCTCGGCGGGAACTAGGGAGCAAAGGCCtcaagggtgggggtggggggcctgGAGGCTGGACCTGTGGCCTGTGTCACTCCTGGTTCCCTGAGCGTGACGAGTATGTGGCCCACATGAAGAAGGAGCATGGCAAG TCAGTGAAAAAGTTTCCCTGTCGCCTTTGTGAGCGCTCCTTCTGCTCCGCCCCCAGCCTGAGGCGTCATGTCAGGGTCAATCACGAGGGCATCAAGCGAGTGTACCCCTGCAG GTATTGCACAGAGGGAAAACGCACCTTCAGCAGCCGCCTGATCCTGGAGAAACATGTCCAGGTCCGGCATGGCTTGCAGCTTGGGGCCCAGTCCCCTGGCCGGGGGACCACTTTGGCTCGGGGTTCCAGTGCCAGAGCCCAG GGGCCAGGTCGGAAACGCCGCCAGTCTTCTGACTCTTGCAGTGAGGAGCCTGACAGCACGACACCGCCAGCCAAGTCCCCCAGGGGCGGACCTGGATCTGGAGGCCCTGGCCCCCTGCGCTACCGGAGCAGCGGCTCCACAGAACAGAGCCTCATGGTGGggttgagggtggaggatggtgCCCAGCAGTGCCTCGACTGTGGCTTGTGCTTTGCCTCCCCTGGCTCCCTGAGCCGGCACCGTTTCATCAGCCACAAGAAGAGACGGGGTGTGGGTAAAGCCAGtgccctggggctgggggatggggaggaagaGGCCCCTCCATCAAGGTCTGACCCCGATGGTGGAGACTCACCCCTGCCTGCCTCTGGAGGCCCACTGACCTGTAAGGTCTGTGGCAAGAGCTGCGACAGTCCTCTCAACCTCAAGACCCACTTCCGCACGCATGGCATGGCGTTCATCAGGGCTCGGCAGGGGGCTATTGGGGATAACTAG